In Nomascus leucogenys isolate Asia chromosome 25, Asia_NLE_v1, whole genome shotgun sequence, a single genomic region encodes these proteins:
- the NDUFV3 gene encoding NADH dehydrogenase [ubiquinone] flavoprotein 3, mitochondrial isoform X1, giving the protein MAAPCLLRQGRAGALKTMLQEAQVFRGLASTVSLSAESGKSEKGQPQNPKKQSPPKNVVEPKERGKLLATQTAAELSKNLSSPSSYPPAVNKGGKVASPSPSGSVLFTDEGVPKFLSRKTLVEFPQKVLSPFRKQGSDSEARQVGRKVTSPSSSSSSSSSDSESDDEADVSEVTPRVVSKGRGGLRKPEASRSFENRAPRVTVSAKEKTLLQKPHADITDPEKPHQPKKKGPPAKPSEGREDARPKTTIPRSQVDEEFLKQSLMEKQLQKTFRLNEIDKESQKPFEVKGPLPVHTKSGSSAPPKGSPAPAVLAEEARAEGQLQASPPGAAEGHLEKSVPEPQRKAAPPLPRKETSGVQGIEGHLKAGEAIVEDQIPPSDLETVPVENNHDFHEKTAAPKLEAEGEAMEDAATPGDDRGGTQELAPAPAEPFDNTTYKNLQHHDYTMYTFLDLNLELSKFRMPQPSSGRESPRH; this is encoded by the exons ACTATGCTCCAGGAAGCCCAGGTGTTTCGAGGACTTGCTTCTACGGTTTCTTTGTCTGCGGAATCAGGGAAGAGTGAAAAGGGTCAGCCACAGAATCCCAAGAAGCAAAGTCCACCAAAAA ATGTAGTGGAACCAAAGGAGAGGGGCAAGCTCCTAGCCACCCAGACAGCAGCTGAATTGTCTAAAAACTTATCTTCACCCAGTTCTTACCCGCCAGCTGTGAACAAGGGCGGGAAGGTAGCTAGTCCCAGTCCCAGTGGCAGCGTGCTGTTCACAGATGAAGGGGTTCCGAAATTTTTGTCAAGAAAGACTTTGGTAGAGTTTCCACAGAAAGTTCTGTCTCCATTCAGAAAACAGGGCTCTGATTCAGAAGCTCGTCAGGTGGGTCGGAAAGTGACGTCGCCTTCATCTTCATCCTCGTCTAGCTCCTCTGATTCTGAATCTGATGACGAGGCTGACGTTTCAGAGGTCACTCCTCGAGTGGTGAGCAAAGGCAGAGGGGGGCTTCGAAAACCGGAGGCCTCTCGTTCCTTTGAAAACAGAGCCCCCCGAGTTACAGTATCAGCAAAAGAGAAAACCTTGCTGCAGAAGCCGCATGCGGACATCACTGATCCAGAGAAGCCCCACCAGCCAAAGAAGAAAGGGCCCCCTGCTAAGCCATCAGAAGGCAGGGAAGATGCGAGACCAAAAACCACAATCCCCAGATCTCAAGTAGATGAAGAGTTTTTGAAGCAAAGTTTAATGGAAAAACAATTGCAGAAAACATttagattaaatgaaatagataaaGAAAGCCAAAAGCCATTTGAAGTTAAAGGACCCTTACCTGTCCACACAAAATCAGGGTCGTCTGCGCCACCGAAGGGCAGCCCAGCACCTGCTGTGCTGGCAGAAGAGGCCAGAGCAGAGGGGCAGCTGCAAGCCAGTCCTCCTGGGGCAGCAGAGGGGCATCTGGAAAAATCCGTGCCAGAGCCCCAGCGCAAGGCAGCCCCTCCCTTGCCCAGAAAGGAAACCTCAGGGGTGCAGGGAATAGAAGGGCACCTGAAGGCTGGAGAGGCAATCGTGGAAGATCAGATACCACCAAGCGATTTGGAGACAGTTCCTGTTGAGAATAACCACGATTTCCATGAAAAGACAGCAGCGCCGAAGCTTGAGGCCGAGGGCGAGGCCATGGAAGACGCAGCCACACCAGGGGACGACCGAGGCGGCACTCAGG AGCTGGCCCCAGCGCCTGCTGAGCCGTTTGACAACACTACCTACAAGAACCTCCAGCATCATGACTACACCATGTACACCTTCTTAGACCTAAACCTCGAACTCTCAAAATTCAGGATGCCTCAGCCCTCCTCAGGCCGGGAGTCACCTCGACACTGA